The Borreliella burgdorferi B31 genome segment GGAGTATTTTGACTCAAAACTTTACCCTTTAAATTACTAAATTTAACTTGAAAATACTAAACTTTAACCCAAAATAATAAAACTTTAACTTGAATTTTTCAAAATTACAAAACTTTAACCCAAAATGATAAAACTTTAATTTTTTGTAATTTTTACATAAAAGTGTTAACTTTAAAATCCCAAACTTTATAATTTTGGGAAATTATCAATACTTTTTTAATTTATTCTTTATTTTCAAAATAATCTTTATATACTTATATATTATGTATAAGGCTATAAAAGAACAACAAGAAATAGAAATAGATCATGCATGCAGAATACTTATTCTTACCGCAACAATATTTGAAATAAATTCAATATTCGAAAATTATTATCAAAAAACTCTACTCAAAAAGTATAACGAAAATCTCAAAAACAAAAATCTACCTCCTAGTAATATATCAACAATGAAAAAATACTTAAATCAATTAGAAAAAGAAATAAAAATCATAGCAAAATTCTATTTTAAAAACGATCAATCTCTAATTTATTGCAAACTTAATTATACCCTAGAAAAAATTTGTTTAAAACTAATAAAATTCTACAAAAAATTCTACAAAGAATTAAAACAATTTACACAAAAGAACATTACTACTTAATTGTAAATACATTATAAAATAATCTTATGCAAATATTTAGAAATACAAATTGTAAAGATATATATTTTTATTTAAATAAATAATAAAAATTGCTGGCACACTAATTTGGAAAAATCTTTAAAAGAAATACTAGGTATGAATAGCAAAAATAAGCTATCTTCACACTTAATAATTCTTATTTACACACTAAACAATATTAATCTAAATTTAAATATTGAGTACTATAATAGGGGGTTTATACGCCGTGCGTTTACTTTTAACGTAGATAGATATTGCAATACTAGTAAAGATATTGAAATAGACATAGACTTACTAATAAAGTATCTAGATATTTTAGAAAACAATCTAAAAATCATAGCTAATAAATATAAAGTAGAAAAAAATATATTCAAACTTTACTACATAATCAATTATCCTTTAAAAATATGTTACACAAAAATTAGGAACTACTATAAATAGACTATATAATGGTTTAACGCCAAAAAATACTGCACTATATTTACAATATAATGGTTTAACGCCAAAAAATACTGCACTATATTTACAATATAATAGGGGGCTAATTCATTATGAATGGAATAATTAACGATACACTGGTCGCAAGAATAACAAAGCAAATTAAATTTGCTAAGAATAAGTTAATCATTCTTGTCAAAACACTAGATCACATGAATCAAGAATTGTTCTATAGTGAAAACAAAGATTATACTCATTTATTAATAAAAAGCAAGTTTAATCTTGCTCTAGCTAAAACGACTCAACACGAAGTTAATTATAAAACCCTATTAGAATATCTTGAAATATTAGAAAAAAATCCAAAAGTAATCGTAAAATGTCCCACAAATAAAGAAAATGAAAGCTTTATAGGCCGTTATACACTCCTTTACCCTTTAGAAGTTTGTTGCACTAAAATTTATAATCTTCATCCTAATATTTAAGCTAATATAATCCAGAAAATTTACTATAATCGATTATATAAATAGTAAACCAATATCTATCCTAGTATATTATGGCCTATAATAGGCCCAATAAAGAATATTTTGATCTATAAATGATCAATCCATAAAGGACTATATGTCTTTTATGGATTTTGAACATAAATAATTACTTAATTACCAATATAAAGCTAAATACAAAATAAATCCAATATATCTTTAAATTCTAGAAAATTTTTAATCTAAAAAAATCATTATTATAGTGCCCAAAACAAAATAAAACTTAAACTGGGAAAATTAGTGTTACATAAAATGAATAGGGCTTAAGACAAATTCTTTATAAAAAACTTGCTTTAAGCCCTATTTCACGATCACTTCTTTGTAATTCGAACTCTCGTCGAACTATTTATAGTATAACAAAAATTAAACCATAGTCAAGTTGTATTTTAAATAAATTTTAATCTCAATTACTAAAACTTTACAATATAACTAAAATTGCTATAAGAGTATTTACTTTTATAGCAATTTTAGTTATATTGTAAAATGATCACCATAATTGTAAGGAGAAGTCTCTATGAATTCAAAAACAACAAATAAAACCAATAGAAATTGCTATAATAAAGTTCAACACAAATTAATAGTTCTTATTTCAACAATATGCTATCTAAACAAAACACATAAGAAATATACACAAAAAACCATACTCTATTACTTTAATGAAAATCTAAGAAAAAACGGTCAAACTATTTCTACACTAAGAACTATGCAAAAGTATATCTATAGACTACAAAAAGAAATAAAAGTCACAACAAACTACTATCAACATATGGGGGTAAATTCGGGTACGGAAATTTATTACAAGCTTAATTATCCTAAAAAAGATTGTTATCATAAAATAAACCAGCACTTTAAAGAAAAAAAAGAAGAAAGATACCAAAATAGAGTTGCCAACTATTTCAACAAAAATTCTGATTCAAAAATGGGTAGTGTGCAATTGGGGGAGTGTAATAATAATAATAATAATATAAAAGAAGAAAGAAAAATTAACGAAATAGAAAAGTAT includes the following:
- a CDS encoding plasmid maintenance protein, translating into MNGIINDTLVARITKQIKFAKNKLIILVKTLDHMNQELFYSENKDYTHLLIKSKFNLALAKTTQHEVNYKTLLEYLEILEKNPKVIVKCPTNKENESFIGRYTLLYPLEVCCTKIYNLHPNI
- a CDS encoding plasmid maintenance protein — its product is MYKAIKEQQEIEIDHACRILILTATIFEINSIFENYYQKTLLKKYNENLKNKNLPPSNISTMKKYLNQLEKEIKIIAKFYFKNDQSLIYCKLNYTLEKICLKLIKFYKKFYKELKQFTQKNITT